One Gadus chalcogrammus isolate NIFS_2021 chromosome 4, NIFS_Gcha_1.0, whole genome shotgun sequence DNA segment encodes these proteins:
- the osbpl8 gene encoding oxysterol-binding protein-related protein 8 isoform X3 gives MESSSESQQEDKPVPHAEVKEHPSSSAAGGGDEGVLLTPGRMSQRQGKEAGHQTPSREVLTTPASLSPGVSYTHGFERGKEDLLPLPLKDDSSQSISKSKSETKLYNGSDRDVSTSGGRLTKKESLKVQKKNYREEKKRATKELLSTITDPSVIVMADWLKIRGTLKSWTKLWCVLKPGVLLIYKTNKNGQWVGTVLLTACQLIERPSKKDGFCFKLFHPLEQSIWAVKGPKGEAVGSITQPLPSSHLIFRAASESDGRCWMDALELALKCSGLLKRTMVRDGKEELAAMATGGETSINFYSLLRAHNMQGFQFSDGDQFKDPDLYSDKSDREGDPEHEESDRDHDHDDSDPEETDSDTSERQDDLDPNETLRETPYMEQSHEELGEAGEAAQTETVSEENKSLIWTLLKQVRPGMDLSKVVLPTFILEPRSFLDKLSDYYYHADFLSQAAVEENAYNRMKQVVRWYISGFYKKPKGLKKPYNPIIGETFRCMWLHQETNSKTFYIAEQVSHHPPVSAFYVSNRKDGFCISGSILAKSKFYGNSLSAILDGEARLTFLNRGEDYVMNMPYAHCKGILYGTLTLELAGQINISCEKTGYSAQLEFKLKPFLGSSDSVNQISGKIRLGKEVLATLEGHWDSEVFINDKKTGALEPFWNPTPELRQSRLTRYTVPPEDQGEFECERLWQHVTRAINNKDQTEATNEKFILEEAQRQAARERKGGGEEWSPALFEQDALSLEWHYRYADTRPWDLLNDLIQFEQDGVIQTKVRHRTPMVTGAKRKQSDKVKSRERGCSSPEADGRDSSGSERLKTKTSGRLKKRTDLTEVLSAIDAIKRTQDDINRSVSALRGRTGNRSVSDGASFLQQRDYVIIIILVLFQVLINFLFK, from the exons ATGGAGTCTTCTTCTGAATCTCAGCAGGAGGACAAACCTGtg cCTCATGCAGAGGTCAAGGagcatccctcctcctctg cagCCGGCGGCGGTGATGAGGGCGTTCTTCTGACCCCGGGCAGGATGAGCCAGCGCCAGGGAAAGGAGGCGGGGCATCAGACCCCCAGCAGAGAGGTCCTGACCACGCCCGCCTCCCTCAGCCCCGGGGTCAGCTACACCCACG GGTTTGAGCGGGGAAAAGAGGATCTGCTGCCACTGCCTCTGAAAGACGACTCGTCTCAGTCCATCTCAAAGAGCAAG tctgaGACCAAGCTGTACAATGGATCTGATAGGGACGTGTCCACCTCCGGCGGCCGTCTGACCAAGAAGGAGTCCCTCAAG gTGCAGAAGAAGAActacagagaggagaagaagagagcgaCCAAGGAGCTGCTGAGCACCATCACAGACCCCTCGGTCATCGTCATGGCGGACTGGCTCAAG atccgGGGCACCCTGAAGTCCTGGACCAAGCTGTGGTGTGTGCTGAAGCCGGGGGTCCTGCTCATCTACAAGACCAACAAGAACGGGCAGTGGGTGGGCACCGTGCTGCTGACCGCCTGCCAGCTCATAGAGAGACCCTCCAAGAAGGACGGCTTCTGCTTCAAGCTCTTCCACCCGCTGGAGCAGTCCATCTGGGCCGTCAAG ggtcCTAAGGGTGAGGCGGTGGGCTCCATCACTCAGCCGTTACCCAGCAGCCACCTCATCTTCCGCGCCGCGTCGGAGTCTGACg GGCGGTGTTGGATGGATGCTCTTGAGCTGGCTCTGAAGTGCTCCGGTCTGCTGAAGAGGACGATGGTCCGAGACGGAAAGGAGGAGCTTGCCGCCATGGCAACGGGAGGAGAGACCTCCATCAACTTCTACAGCCTACTGCGGGCTCACAACATGCAGGGCTTCCA GTTCAGCGACGGGGACCAGTTCAAAGACCCCGACCTCTACTCGGACAAGTCGGACCGGGAGGGCGACCCGGAGCACGAGGAGTCGGACCGGGACCACGACCACGACGACTCGGACCCCGAGGAGACGGACAGTGACACGTCGGAGCGCCAGGACGACCTGGACCCCAACGAGACCCTCAGGGAGACCCCGTACATGGAGCAGTCCCacgaggagctgggggag GCGGGCGAGGCGGCGCAGACGGAGACGGTCTCGGAGGAGAACAAGTCCCTGATCTGGACCCTGCTGAAGCAGGTCCGGCCGGGCATGGACCTGTCCAAGGTGGTCCTGCCCACCTTCATCCTGGAGCCGCGCTCCTTCCTGGACAAGCTCTCCGACTACTACTACCACGCCGACTTCCTGTCCCA ggcggcggtggaggagaaCGCCTACAACCGCATGAAGCAGGTGGTCAGGTGGTACATCTCCGGCTTCTACAAGAAACCCAAG GGTCTGAAGAAGCCGTACAACCCGATCATCGGTGAGACGTTTCGCTGCATGTGGCTCCACCAGGAGACCAACAGCAAGACCTTCTACATCGCTGAGCAG gtgtcgcACCACCCTCCTGTCTCTGCGTTCTACGTCAGCAACAGGAAGGACGGGTTCTGCATCAGCGGTAGCATCCTGGCCAAGTCAAAGTTCTATG GTAACTCCCTGTCGGCCATCTTGGACGGCGAGGCACGGCTGACATTCCTCAATCGCGGGGAGGACTACGTGATGAACATGCCCTACGCCCACtgtaaag GTATCCTGTACGGGACCCTGACCCTGGAGCTGGCAGGCCAGATCAACATCAGCTGTGAGAAGACGGGCTACAGCGCCCAGCTGGAGTTCAAACTCAAG cccTTCCTGGGCAGCAGCGACAGTGTGAACCAGATCTCAGGGAAGATCCGCCTGGGGAAGGAGGTGCTGGCGACTCTGGAGGGCCACTGG GACAGCGAGGTCTTCATCAACGACAAGAAGACGGGGGCCCTGGAGCCGTTCTGGAACCCCACGCCGGAGCTCAGGCAGAGCCGGCTGACCAGATACACCGTCCCCCCGGAGGACCAGGGCGAGTTCGAGTGTGAGAG gctgtGGCAGCACGTGACGCGGGCGATCAACAACAAGGACCAGACGGAGGCGACCAACGAGAAGTTCATCCTGGAGGAGGCGCAGCGACAGGCGGCgcgggagaggaaggggggcggggaggagtGGAGCCCCGCCCTCTTTGAACAGGACGCGCTCAGTTTGGAGTGGCACTACCGCTACGCaga tacccGGCCCTGGGATCTGTTGAACGACCTGATCCAGTTTGAGCAGGACGGTGTCATCCAGACCAAGGTTCGGCACCGGACCCCCATG GTAACGGGAGCGAAGAGGAAACAAAGTGACAAGGTGAAGAGTCGTGAGAGAGGCTGTTCGTCTCCTGAGGCCGATGGCCGCGATTCCTCCGGCAGCGAgc GACTGAAGACCAAGACCAGTGGGAGGCTGAAGAAAAGGACCGACCTCACTGAGGTCCTCAGTGCCATCGACGCCATCAAACGCACCCAGGACGACATCAACAG gagcgtCAGCGCGCTGCGGGGCCGGACAGGAAATCGCAGCGTGTCGGACGGAGCCTCCTTCCTCCAGCAGAGAGATTACGTCATTATCATCATCCTAGTCCTCTTTCAGGTCCTCATCAACTTCCTGTTCAAGTAA
- the osbpl8 gene encoding oxysterol-binding protein-related protein 8 isoform X2: MESSSESQQEDKPVPHAEVKEHPSSSAGGGDEGVLLTPGRMSQRQGKEAGHQTPSREVLTTPASLSPGVSYTHGFERGKEDLLPLPLKDDSSQSISKSKSETKLYNGSDRDVSTSGGRLTKKESLKVQKKNYREEKKRATKELLSTITDPSVIVMADWLKIRGTLKSWTKLWCVLKPGVLLIYKTNKNGQWVGTVLLTACQLIERPSKKDGFCFKLFHPLEQSIWAVKGPKGEAVGSITQPLPSSHLIFRAASESDGRCWMDALELALKCSGLLKRTMVRDGKEELAAMATGGETSINFYSLLRAHNMQGFQFSDGDQFKDPDLYSDKSDREGDPEHEESDRDHDHDDSDPEETDSDTSERQDDLDPNETLRETPYMEQSHEELGEAGEAAQTETVSEENKSLIWTLLKQVRPGMDLSKVVLPTFILEPRSFLDKLSDYYYHADFLSQAAVEENAYNRMKQVVRWYISGFYKKPKGLKKPYNPIIGETFRCMWLHQETNSKTFYIAEQVSHHPPVSAFYVSNRKDGFCISGSILAKSKFYGNSLSAILDGEARLTFLNRGEDYVMNMPYAHCKGILYGTLTLELAGQINISCEKTGYSAQLEFKLKPFLGSSDSVNQISGKIRLGKEVLATLEGHWDSEVFINDKKTGALEPFWNPTPELRQSRLTRYTVPPEDQGEFECERLWQHVTRAINNKDQTEATNEKFILEEAQRQAARERKGGGEEWSPALFEQDALSLEWHYRYADTRPWDLLNDLIQFEQDGVIQTKVRHRTPMVRSGSLISLSNPAARRDTCKCQVTGAKRKQSDKVKSRERGCSSPEADGRDSSGSERLKTKTSGRLKKRTDLTEVLSAIDAIKRTQDDINRSVSALRGRTGNRSVSDGASFLQQRDYVIIIILVLFQVLINFLFK; this comes from the exons ATGGAGTCTTCTTCTGAATCTCAGCAGGAGGACAAACCTGtg cCTCATGCAGAGGTCAAGGagcatccctcctcctctg CCGGCGGCGGTGATGAGGGCGTTCTTCTGACCCCGGGCAGGATGAGCCAGCGCCAGGGAAAGGAGGCGGGGCATCAGACCCCCAGCAGAGAGGTCCTGACCACGCCCGCCTCCCTCAGCCCCGGGGTCAGCTACACCCACG GGTTTGAGCGGGGAAAAGAGGATCTGCTGCCACTGCCTCTGAAAGACGACTCGTCTCAGTCCATCTCAAAGAGCAAG tctgaGACCAAGCTGTACAATGGATCTGATAGGGACGTGTCCACCTCCGGCGGCCGTCTGACCAAGAAGGAGTCCCTCAAG gTGCAGAAGAAGAActacagagaggagaagaagagagcgaCCAAGGAGCTGCTGAGCACCATCACAGACCCCTCGGTCATCGTCATGGCGGACTGGCTCAAG atccgGGGCACCCTGAAGTCCTGGACCAAGCTGTGGTGTGTGCTGAAGCCGGGGGTCCTGCTCATCTACAAGACCAACAAGAACGGGCAGTGGGTGGGCACCGTGCTGCTGACCGCCTGCCAGCTCATAGAGAGACCCTCCAAGAAGGACGGCTTCTGCTTCAAGCTCTTCCACCCGCTGGAGCAGTCCATCTGGGCCGTCAAG ggtcCTAAGGGTGAGGCGGTGGGCTCCATCACTCAGCCGTTACCCAGCAGCCACCTCATCTTCCGCGCCGCGTCGGAGTCTGACg GGCGGTGTTGGATGGATGCTCTTGAGCTGGCTCTGAAGTGCTCCGGTCTGCTGAAGAGGACGATGGTCCGAGACGGAAAGGAGGAGCTTGCCGCCATGGCAACGGGAGGAGAGACCTCCATCAACTTCTACAGCCTACTGCGGGCTCACAACATGCAGGGCTTCCA GTTCAGCGACGGGGACCAGTTCAAAGACCCCGACCTCTACTCGGACAAGTCGGACCGGGAGGGCGACCCGGAGCACGAGGAGTCGGACCGGGACCACGACCACGACGACTCGGACCCCGAGGAGACGGACAGTGACACGTCGGAGCGCCAGGACGACCTGGACCCCAACGAGACCCTCAGGGAGACCCCGTACATGGAGCAGTCCCacgaggagctgggggag GCGGGCGAGGCGGCGCAGACGGAGACGGTCTCGGAGGAGAACAAGTCCCTGATCTGGACCCTGCTGAAGCAGGTCCGGCCGGGCATGGACCTGTCCAAGGTGGTCCTGCCCACCTTCATCCTGGAGCCGCGCTCCTTCCTGGACAAGCTCTCCGACTACTACTACCACGCCGACTTCCTGTCCCA ggcggcggtggaggagaaCGCCTACAACCGCATGAAGCAGGTGGTCAGGTGGTACATCTCCGGCTTCTACAAGAAACCCAAG GGTCTGAAGAAGCCGTACAACCCGATCATCGGTGAGACGTTTCGCTGCATGTGGCTCCACCAGGAGACCAACAGCAAGACCTTCTACATCGCTGAGCAG gtgtcgcACCACCCTCCTGTCTCTGCGTTCTACGTCAGCAACAGGAAGGACGGGTTCTGCATCAGCGGTAGCATCCTGGCCAAGTCAAAGTTCTATG GTAACTCCCTGTCGGCCATCTTGGACGGCGAGGCACGGCTGACATTCCTCAATCGCGGGGAGGACTACGTGATGAACATGCCCTACGCCCACtgtaaag GTATCCTGTACGGGACCCTGACCCTGGAGCTGGCAGGCCAGATCAACATCAGCTGTGAGAAGACGGGCTACAGCGCCCAGCTGGAGTTCAAACTCAAG cccTTCCTGGGCAGCAGCGACAGTGTGAACCAGATCTCAGGGAAGATCCGCCTGGGGAAGGAGGTGCTGGCGACTCTGGAGGGCCACTGG GACAGCGAGGTCTTCATCAACGACAAGAAGACGGGGGCCCTGGAGCCGTTCTGGAACCCCACGCCGGAGCTCAGGCAGAGCCGGCTGACCAGATACACCGTCCCCCCGGAGGACCAGGGCGAGTTCGAGTGTGAGAG gctgtGGCAGCACGTGACGCGGGCGATCAACAACAAGGACCAGACGGAGGCGACCAACGAGAAGTTCATCCTGGAGGAGGCGCAGCGACAGGCGGCgcgggagaggaaggggggcggggaggagtGGAGCCCCGCCCTCTTTGAACAGGACGCGCTCAGTTTGGAGTGGCACTACCGCTACGCaga tacccGGCCCTGGGATCTGTTGAACGACCTGATCCAGTTTGAGCAGGACGGTGTCATCCAGACCAAGGTTCGGCACCGGACCCCCATGGTACGTTCAGGAAGTCTTATTAGTCTCAGTAACCCGGCAGCGAGGAGGGACACCTGCAAGTGCCAG GTAACGGGAGCGAAGAGGAAACAAAGTGACAAGGTGAAGAGTCGTGAGAGAGGCTGTTCGTCTCCTGAGGCCGATGGCCGCGATTCCTCCGGCAGCGAgc GACTGAAGACCAAGACCAGTGGGAGGCTGAAGAAAAGGACCGACCTCACTGAGGTCCTCAGTGCCATCGACGCCATCAAACGCACCCAGGACGACATCAACAG gagcgtCAGCGCGCTGCGGGGCCGGACAGGAAATCGCAGCGTGTCGGACGGAGCCTCCTTCCTCCAGCAGAGAGATTACGTCATTATCATCATCCTAGTCCTCTTTCAGGTCCTCATCAACTTCCTGTTCAAGTAA
- the osbpl8 gene encoding oxysterol-binding protein-related protein 8 isoform X1, which yields MESSSESQQEDKPVPHAEVKEHPSSSAAGGGDEGVLLTPGRMSQRQGKEAGHQTPSREVLTTPASLSPGVSYTHGFERGKEDLLPLPLKDDSSQSISKSKSETKLYNGSDRDVSTSGGRLTKKESLKVQKKNYREEKKRATKELLSTITDPSVIVMADWLKIRGTLKSWTKLWCVLKPGVLLIYKTNKNGQWVGTVLLTACQLIERPSKKDGFCFKLFHPLEQSIWAVKGPKGEAVGSITQPLPSSHLIFRAASESDGRCWMDALELALKCSGLLKRTMVRDGKEELAAMATGGETSINFYSLLRAHNMQGFQFSDGDQFKDPDLYSDKSDREGDPEHEESDRDHDHDDSDPEETDSDTSERQDDLDPNETLRETPYMEQSHEELGEAGEAAQTETVSEENKSLIWTLLKQVRPGMDLSKVVLPTFILEPRSFLDKLSDYYYHADFLSQAAVEENAYNRMKQVVRWYISGFYKKPKGLKKPYNPIIGETFRCMWLHQETNSKTFYIAEQVSHHPPVSAFYVSNRKDGFCISGSILAKSKFYGNSLSAILDGEARLTFLNRGEDYVMNMPYAHCKGILYGTLTLELAGQINISCEKTGYSAQLEFKLKPFLGSSDSVNQISGKIRLGKEVLATLEGHWDSEVFINDKKTGALEPFWNPTPELRQSRLTRYTVPPEDQGEFECERLWQHVTRAINNKDQTEATNEKFILEEAQRQAARERKGGGEEWSPALFEQDALSLEWHYRYADTRPWDLLNDLIQFEQDGVIQTKVRHRTPMVRSGSLISLSNPAARRDTCKCQVTGAKRKQSDKVKSRERGCSSPEADGRDSSGSERLKTKTSGRLKKRTDLTEVLSAIDAIKRTQDDINRSVSALRGRTGNRSVSDGASFLQQRDYVIIIILVLFQVLINFLFK from the exons ATGGAGTCTTCTTCTGAATCTCAGCAGGAGGACAAACCTGtg cCTCATGCAGAGGTCAAGGagcatccctcctcctctg cagCCGGCGGCGGTGATGAGGGCGTTCTTCTGACCCCGGGCAGGATGAGCCAGCGCCAGGGAAAGGAGGCGGGGCATCAGACCCCCAGCAGAGAGGTCCTGACCACGCCCGCCTCCCTCAGCCCCGGGGTCAGCTACACCCACG GGTTTGAGCGGGGAAAAGAGGATCTGCTGCCACTGCCTCTGAAAGACGACTCGTCTCAGTCCATCTCAAAGAGCAAG tctgaGACCAAGCTGTACAATGGATCTGATAGGGACGTGTCCACCTCCGGCGGCCGTCTGACCAAGAAGGAGTCCCTCAAG gTGCAGAAGAAGAActacagagaggagaagaagagagcgaCCAAGGAGCTGCTGAGCACCATCACAGACCCCTCGGTCATCGTCATGGCGGACTGGCTCAAG atccgGGGCACCCTGAAGTCCTGGACCAAGCTGTGGTGTGTGCTGAAGCCGGGGGTCCTGCTCATCTACAAGACCAACAAGAACGGGCAGTGGGTGGGCACCGTGCTGCTGACCGCCTGCCAGCTCATAGAGAGACCCTCCAAGAAGGACGGCTTCTGCTTCAAGCTCTTCCACCCGCTGGAGCAGTCCATCTGGGCCGTCAAG ggtcCTAAGGGTGAGGCGGTGGGCTCCATCACTCAGCCGTTACCCAGCAGCCACCTCATCTTCCGCGCCGCGTCGGAGTCTGACg GGCGGTGTTGGATGGATGCTCTTGAGCTGGCTCTGAAGTGCTCCGGTCTGCTGAAGAGGACGATGGTCCGAGACGGAAAGGAGGAGCTTGCCGCCATGGCAACGGGAGGAGAGACCTCCATCAACTTCTACAGCCTACTGCGGGCTCACAACATGCAGGGCTTCCA GTTCAGCGACGGGGACCAGTTCAAAGACCCCGACCTCTACTCGGACAAGTCGGACCGGGAGGGCGACCCGGAGCACGAGGAGTCGGACCGGGACCACGACCACGACGACTCGGACCCCGAGGAGACGGACAGTGACACGTCGGAGCGCCAGGACGACCTGGACCCCAACGAGACCCTCAGGGAGACCCCGTACATGGAGCAGTCCCacgaggagctgggggag GCGGGCGAGGCGGCGCAGACGGAGACGGTCTCGGAGGAGAACAAGTCCCTGATCTGGACCCTGCTGAAGCAGGTCCGGCCGGGCATGGACCTGTCCAAGGTGGTCCTGCCCACCTTCATCCTGGAGCCGCGCTCCTTCCTGGACAAGCTCTCCGACTACTACTACCACGCCGACTTCCTGTCCCA ggcggcggtggaggagaaCGCCTACAACCGCATGAAGCAGGTGGTCAGGTGGTACATCTCCGGCTTCTACAAGAAACCCAAG GGTCTGAAGAAGCCGTACAACCCGATCATCGGTGAGACGTTTCGCTGCATGTGGCTCCACCAGGAGACCAACAGCAAGACCTTCTACATCGCTGAGCAG gtgtcgcACCACCCTCCTGTCTCTGCGTTCTACGTCAGCAACAGGAAGGACGGGTTCTGCATCAGCGGTAGCATCCTGGCCAAGTCAAAGTTCTATG GTAACTCCCTGTCGGCCATCTTGGACGGCGAGGCACGGCTGACATTCCTCAATCGCGGGGAGGACTACGTGATGAACATGCCCTACGCCCACtgtaaag GTATCCTGTACGGGACCCTGACCCTGGAGCTGGCAGGCCAGATCAACATCAGCTGTGAGAAGACGGGCTACAGCGCCCAGCTGGAGTTCAAACTCAAG cccTTCCTGGGCAGCAGCGACAGTGTGAACCAGATCTCAGGGAAGATCCGCCTGGGGAAGGAGGTGCTGGCGACTCTGGAGGGCCACTGG GACAGCGAGGTCTTCATCAACGACAAGAAGACGGGGGCCCTGGAGCCGTTCTGGAACCCCACGCCGGAGCTCAGGCAGAGCCGGCTGACCAGATACACCGTCCCCCCGGAGGACCAGGGCGAGTTCGAGTGTGAGAG gctgtGGCAGCACGTGACGCGGGCGATCAACAACAAGGACCAGACGGAGGCGACCAACGAGAAGTTCATCCTGGAGGAGGCGCAGCGACAGGCGGCgcgggagaggaaggggggcggggaggagtGGAGCCCCGCCCTCTTTGAACAGGACGCGCTCAGTTTGGAGTGGCACTACCGCTACGCaga tacccGGCCCTGGGATCTGTTGAACGACCTGATCCAGTTTGAGCAGGACGGTGTCATCCAGACCAAGGTTCGGCACCGGACCCCCATGGTACGTTCAGGAAGTCTTATTAGTCTCAGTAACCCGGCAGCGAGGAGGGACACCTGCAAGTGCCAG GTAACGGGAGCGAAGAGGAAACAAAGTGACAAGGTGAAGAGTCGTGAGAGAGGCTGTTCGTCTCCTGAGGCCGATGGCCGCGATTCCTCCGGCAGCGAgc GACTGAAGACCAAGACCAGTGGGAGGCTGAAGAAAAGGACCGACCTCACTGAGGTCCTCAGTGCCATCGACGCCATCAAACGCACCCAGGACGACATCAACAG gagcgtCAGCGCGCTGCGGGGCCGGACAGGAAATCGCAGCGTGTCGGACGGAGCCTCCTTCCTCCAGCAGAGAGATTACGTCATTATCATCATCCTAGTCCTCTTTCAGGTCCTCATCAACTTCCTGTTCAAGTAA
- the osbpl8 gene encoding oxysterol-binding protein-related protein 8 isoform X4, producing MADSVPLGRRRFSTCGGTTGALHPSGRKLIRNASFGGYNQLSPLSLPGFERGKEDLLPLPLKDDSSQSISKSKSETKLYNGSDRDVSTSGGRLTKKESLKVQKKNYREEKKRATKELLSTITDPSVIVMADWLKIRGTLKSWTKLWCVLKPGVLLIYKTNKNGQWVGTVLLTACQLIERPSKKDGFCFKLFHPLEQSIWAVKGPKGEAVGSITQPLPSSHLIFRAASESDGRCWMDALELALKCSGLLKRTMVRDGKEELAAMATGGETSINFYSLLRAHNMQGFQFSDGDQFKDPDLYSDKSDREGDPEHEESDRDHDHDDSDPEETDSDTSERQDDLDPNETLRETPYMEQSHEELGEAGEAAQTETVSEENKSLIWTLLKQVRPGMDLSKVVLPTFILEPRSFLDKLSDYYYHADFLSQAAVEENAYNRMKQVVRWYISGFYKKPKGLKKPYNPIIGETFRCMWLHQETNSKTFYIAEQVSHHPPVSAFYVSNRKDGFCISGSILAKSKFYGNSLSAILDGEARLTFLNRGEDYVMNMPYAHCKGILYGTLTLELAGQINISCEKTGYSAQLEFKLKPFLGSSDSVNQISGKIRLGKEVLATLEGHWDSEVFINDKKTGALEPFWNPTPELRQSRLTRYTVPPEDQGEFECERLWQHVTRAINNKDQTEATNEKFILEEAQRQAARERKGGGEEWSPALFEQDALSLEWHYRYADTRPWDLLNDLIQFEQDGVIQTKVRHRTPMVTGAKRKQSDKVKSRERGCSSPEADGRDSSGSERLKTKTSGRLKKRTDLTEVLSAIDAIKRTQDDINRSVSALRGRTGNRSVSDGASFLQQRDYVIIIILVLFQVLINFLFK from the exons ATGGCGGACAGCGTGCCCCTGGGGCGCCGGCGCTTCTCCACGTGCGGCGGGACCACGGGCGCCCTGCACCCCAGCGGACGCAAACTGATCCGCAACGCGTCCTTCGGAGGATACAACCAGCTGTCACCCCTCTCCCTGCCAG GGTTTGAGCGGGGAAAAGAGGATCTGCTGCCACTGCCTCTGAAAGACGACTCGTCTCAGTCCATCTCAAAGAGCAAG tctgaGACCAAGCTGTACAATGGATCTGATAGGGACGTGTCCACCTCCGGCGGCCGTCTGACCAAGAAGGAGTCCCTCAAG gTGCAGAAGAAGAActacagagaggagaagaagagagcgaCCAAGGAGCTGCTGAGCACCATCACAGACCCCTCGGTCATCGTCATGGCGGACTGGCTCAAG atccgGGGCACCCTGAAGTCCTGGACCAAGCTGTGGTGTGTGCTGAAGCCGGGGGTCCTGCTCATCTACAAGACCAACAAGAACGGGCAGTGGGTGGGCACCGTGCTGCTGACCGCCTGCCAGCTCATAGAGAGACCCTCCAAGAAGGACGGCTTCTGCTTCAAGCTCTTCCACCCGCTGGAGCAGTCCATCTGGGCCGTCAAG ggtcCTAAGGGTGAGGCGGTGGGCTCCATCACTCAGCCGTTACCCAGCAGCCACCTCATCTTCCGCGCCGCGTCGGAGTCTGACg GGCGGTGTTGGATGGATGCTCTTGAGCTGGCTCTGAAGTGCTCCGGTCTGCTGAAGAGGACGATGGTCCGAGACGGAAAGGAGGAGCTTGCCGCCATGGCAACGGGAGGAGAGACCTCCATCAACTTCTACAGCCTACTGCGGGCTCACAACATGCAGGGCTTCCA GTTCAGCGACGGGGACCAGTTCAAAGACCCCGACCTCTACTCGGACAAGTCGGACCGGGAGGGCGACCCGGAGCACGAGGAGTCGGACCGGGACCACGACCACGACGACTCGGACCCCGAGGAGACGGACAGTGACACGTCGGAGCGCCAGGACGACCTGGACCCCAACGAGACCCTCAGGGAGACCCCGTACATGGAGCAGTCCCacgaggagctgggggag GCGGGCGAGGCGGCGCAGACGGAGACGGTCTCGGAGGAGAACAAGTCCCTGATCTGGACCCTGCTGAAGCAGGTCCGGCCGGGCATGGACCTGTCCAAGGTGGTCCTGCCCACCTTCATCCTGGAGCCGCGCTCCTTCCTGGACAAGCTCTCCGACTACTACTACCACGCCGACTTCCTGTCCCA ggcggcggtggaggagaaCGCCTACAACCGCATGAAGCAGGTGGTCAGGTGGTACATCTCCGGCTTCTACAAGAAACCCAAG GGTCTGAAGAAGCCGTACAACCCGATCATCGGTGAGACGTTTCGCTGCATGTGGCTCCACCAGGAGACCAACAGCAAGACCTTCTACATCGCTGAGCAG gtgtcgcACCACCCTCCTGTCTCTGCGTTCTACGTCAGCAACAGGAAGGACGGGTTCTGCATCAGCGGTAGCATCCTGGCCAAGTCAAAGTTCTATG GTAACTCCCTGTCGGCCATCTTGGACGGCGAGGCACGGCTGACATTCCTCAATCGCGGGGAGGACTACGTGATGAACATGCCCTACGCCCACtgtaaag GTATCCTGTACGGGACCCTGACCCTGGAGCTGGCAGGCCAGATCAACATCAGCTGTGAGAAGACGGGCTACAGCGCCCAGCTGGAGTTCAAACTCAAG cccTTCCTGGGCAGCAGCGACAGTGTGAACCAGATCTCAGGGAAGATCCGCCTGGGGAAGGAGGTGCTGGCGACTCTGGAGGGCCACTGG GACAGCGAGGTCTTCATCAACGACAAGAAGACGGGGGCCCTGGAGCCGTTCTGGAACCCCACGCCGGAGCTCAGGCAGAGCCGGCTGACCAGATACACCGTCCCCCCGGAGGACCAGGGCGAGTTCGAGTGTGAGAG gctgtGGCAGCACGTGACGCGGGCGATCAACAACAAGGACCAGACGGAGGCGACCAACGAGAAGTTCATCCTGGAGGAGGCGCAGCGACAGGCGGCgcgggagaggaaggggggcggggaggagtGGAGCCCCGCCCTCTTTGAACAGGACGCGCTCAGTTTGGAGTGGCACTACCGCTACGCaga tacccGGCCCTGGGATCTGTTGAACGACCTGATCCAGTTTGAGCAGGACGGTGTCATCCAGACCAAGGTTCGGCACCGGACCCCCATG GTAACGGGAGCGAAGAGGAAACAAAGTGACAAGGTGAAGAGTCGTGAGAGAGGCTGTTCGTCTCCTGAGGCCGATGGCCGCGATTCCTCCGGCAGCGAgc GACTGAAGACCAAGACCAGTGGGAGGCTGAAGAAAAGGACCGACCTCACTGAGGTCCTCAGTGCCATCGACGCCATCAAACGCACCCAGGACGACATCAACAG gagcgtCAGCGCGCTGCGGGGCCGGACAGGAAATCGCAGCGTGTCGGACGGAGCCTCCTTCCTCCAGCAGAGAGATTACGTCATTATCATCATCCTAGTCCTCTTTCAGGTCCTCATCAACTTCCTGTTCAAGTAA